In Lewinellaceae bacterium, a single window of DNA contains:
- a CDS encoding right-handed parallel beta-helix repeat-containing protein, whose product MKTPNTWPLFLAILLNLNLSLNLSLHATTYYVAPTGSNTNTGLSLADAFLTLQFAAEAVQAGDTVFAADGTYAGFDLRDKNGTSAAPIVFQALGNSAVIDQSGPIRNDGINIENADYVVVDGFAVNGMPGNGNGIRVVLSDHCAVRNCRCDGNAERGIFTGFTDDILIEYNVCTNSVDEHGIYVSNSSDRPVIRYNECYGNNNIGIHINADLSEGGDGIISDAQVYGNVIHDNGLAAGINMDGLQNPVVYNNLIYNNHFGQGIALFQQDGAIVTNGAKIYNNTIIVPEDGRWGILVKAGANQNTEIYNNIILNRHAWRGCIAAEETAGLQCDYNMLNDKMSADGDGSAVSLAAWQALGFDGHSLLAEPLATLFQNAAGNDYHLRAGAQAIDAGTNLVAALVNDDLDGHARPIGAGFDMGCYEFALPDGISGAASLEFLVFPNPAKDVIHLDYDERQMEVQRFELVDVSGRIIRAFGSSSRTLDIRGLPNGLYGLRIFLVAGGVAVRKILISTL is encoded by the coding sequence AACACCGGCCTTTCCCTTGCCGATGCCTTCCTCACCCTGCAATTCGCGGCGGAGGCCGTGCAGGCGGGCGACACCGTCTTCGCAGCCGACGGCACCTACGCCGGTTTCGACCTCAGGGATAAAAACGGGACGAGCGCCGCCCCCATCGTCTTCCAGGCCCTGGGCAACAGCGCCGTCATCGACCAAAGCGGGCCCATTCGAAACGACGGCATCAACATCGAAAACGCCGATTATGTAGTGGTCGACGGCTTTGCGGTGAACGGCATGCCGGGCAACGGCAACGGCATACGCGTCGTCCTTTCCGATCACTGCGCGGTGCGCAACTGCCGCTGCGACGGCAACGCGGAGCGCGGCATCTTCACCGGCTTCACCGACGACATCCTGATCGAGTACAACGTCTGCACCAATTCGGTGGACGAGCATGGCATTTACGTGTCCAACAGCTCGGACCGGCCCGTCATCCGCTACAACGAGTGTTACGGCAACAACAACATCGGCATCCACATCAATGCCGACCTGTCGGAAGGAGGGGACGGCATCATTTCCGATGCGCAGGTCTACGGCAATGTCATCCACGACAACGGGCTGGCCGCCGGCATCAACATGGACGGCCTTCAAAATCCGGTGGTGTACAACAACCTCATTTACAACAACCATTTCGGGCAGGGCATCGCCCTGTTTCAACAAGATGGGGCCATCGTGACCAATGGGGCTAAAATTTATAACAACACCATCATCGTGCCCGAGGACGGGCGGTGGGGCATCCTGGTGAAGGCCGGCGCCAACCAGAATACGGAAATTTACAACAACATCATCCTCAACCGGCATGCCTGGCGGGGGTGTATTGCTGCGGAAGAAACCGCCGGGCTACAGTGCGATTACAACATGCTGAACGACAAGATGAGCGCGGATGGGGATGGTTCGGCCGTATCCCTGGCAGCCTGGCAGGCGCTGGGCTTTGACGGGCATTCGCTGTTGGCGGAGCCCCTGGCCACCTTATTCCAGAATGCTGCCGGCAACGACTACCACCTCAGGGCCGGCGCTCAGGCCATTGATGCCGGCACGAATCTGGTAGCCGCCCTTGTAAACGACGACCTGGATGGCCATGCCCGGCCCATTGGCGCCGGATTTGACATGGGTTGCTATGAGTTTGCCCTGCCGGATGGCATATCCGGTGCGGCTTCGCTTGAATTCCTCGTTTTCCCCAACCCGGCGAAGGATGTCATTCATTTAGACTACGACGAACGGCAGATGGAAGTGCAACGCTTCGAGTTGGTGGATGTTTCGGGCAGAATCATACGGGCCTTTGGCTCTTCCTCCCGTACCCTTGACATCCGTGGCTTGCCCAATGGGCTTTATGGACTGCGCATTTTTTTAGTGGCCGGGGGGGTAGCCGTTCGGAAAATTTTGATTAGCACGCTGTAA